Proteins found in one Mycoplasma sp. 1578d genomic segment:
- a CDS encoding NusA N-terminal domain-containing protein, which translates to MAKKTTFELTVNHKWYLIATGYANKHQISLPEVLEIFSFETTKAINKDIDPEAQIVFTLDEKNEEVIISNINGEVVENDFIFEDTKEALDIQRISFIPLAQARKINPKVSEGDNFAILFDFEIIPDKTKVAIKNGFYQNFKITEKQKIYQRYLPLVGNKLKAEVLSRNSNGSYNLRFEDGVTAFLPASKVNKSLDMNLGSYLDVYLEHVNPENRLSICEVTTDSPNRIRDLVLNEIPEIQEGLLQIVKIERNPGVRTKISLKATESSTGFDPFGSIFGEGAKRILAISQKLNGEKIEIIKYSTNIYEYIKNALSPAKVLDVVEDKKTFYAIVDQEEMKNAIGKGGSNIDLAIKITNSKIKILTVEEAHEKEIDFNPNRFYEKHEFVRSTKQNPRDSKRNRYFEGIEINMSEFSDDVAQFNENQKNNSSFFGTSQNKPKSTNNKPKTLVESELDDLFSEEALSFDLENDNDYDFVDQIEFGDFDDKEQLEESENTTDPNSEKPVVKAYKNAKVELKDFKVDSDLANYGLDLNLNIDLSGFEDEWEKKK; encoded by the coding sequence ATGGCAAAAAAAACTACATTCGAATTAACTGTCAATCACAAATGATATTTAATTGCTACAGGATATGCTAATAAACACCAAATTTCGCTTCCGGAAGTTTTGGAAATTTTTTCGTTTGAAACAACTAAAGCAATCAATAAAGATATTGATCCAGAAGCACAAATTGTTTTCACTTTAGACGAGAAAAACGAAGAAGTAATAATTAGTAATATTAATGGTGAAGTAGTTGAAAATGATTTTATTTTTGAAGATACTAAAGAGGCTTTAGATATTCAAAGAATTAGTTTTATTCCGCTTGCACAAGCCCGTAAAATCAATCCAAAAGTATCTGAAGGTGATAATTTTGCAATTTTATTTGATTTTGAAATCATTCCTGATAAGACTAAAGTAGCAATTAAAAATGGTTTTTATCAAAATTTCAAAATCACTGAAAAACAAAAAATTTATCAACGTTATTTACCGCTTGTTGGAAATAAACTTAAAGCTGAAGTGCTATCAAGAAATTCAAACGGATCATATAACTTACGTTTTGAAGATGGGGTTACAGCCTTTTTACCAGCTTCAAAAGTGAATAAATCTTTAGATATGAATTTAGGATCATATTTAGATGTGTATTTAGAACATGTTAATCCAGAAAATAGATTAAGCATTTGTGAAGTCACTACTGATTCACCAAATCGAATTAGAGATCTTGTTTTAAACGAAATTCCTGAAATTCAAGAAGGATTACTTCAAATTGTTAAGATCGAAAGAAATCCAGGTGTTCGTACTAAGATCTCGTTAAAAGCAACAGAAAGCTCAACAGGATTTGATCCATTTGGAAGTATTTTTGGAGAAGGTGCAAAGCGCATTCTTGCTATTTCACAAAAATTAAATGGTGAAAAAATTGAAATTATTAAATATTCAACAAACATTTATGAATATATCAAAAATGCTCTTTCTCCAGCTAAAGTTTTAGATGTAGTAGAAGATAAGAAAACATTTTATGCTATTGTTGATCAAGAAGAAATGAAAAACGCTATTGGTAAAGGTGGATCTAATATTGATTTAGCGATTAAAATTACTAATTCTAAAATTAAAATTTTAACCGTTGAAGAAGCTCATGAAAAAGAAATTGACTTTAATCCAAATCGCTTTTATGAAAAACATGAATTTGTTAGATCGACAAAACAAAATCCAAGAGATTCAAAAAGAAATAGATACTTTGAAGGCATTGAAATTAATATGAGCGAATTTTCTGATGATGTGGCTCAATTTAATGAAAATCAAAAAAATAATTCAAGTTTTTTTGGAACTAGCCAAAATAAACCAAAAAGCACAAATAACAAGCCAAAAACACTTGTAGAATCTGAATTAGATGATTTATTTAGTGAAGAAGCTCTTAGTTTTGATTTAGAGAATGACAATGATTATGATTTTGTTGATCAAATTGAATTTGGGGATTTTGATGATAAAGAACAATTAGAAGAAAGCGAAAATACCACCGATCCAAACAGTGAAAAACCAGTTGTTAAAGCTTATAAAAACGCTAAAGTTGAATTAAAAGATTTCAAGGTAGATAGCGATTTAGCTAATTATGGACTTGATTTAAATCTAAATATTGATCTTAGTGGTTTTGAAGATGAATGAGAAAAGAAAAAATAA
- the hinT gene encoding histidine triad protein HinT, whose amino-acid sequence MSNRSVFSKIIAREIPAEFLYEDDVVVAIKDAFPCRKGHFLVIPRSEEQNMLLNDEKTYLHAMKVARKLAQELVVDKGIGSFKLIVNTGENSGQTVFHTHIHIIPFEEKFDAQKNRFMCYN is encoded by the coding sequence TTGTCAAATAGAAGCGTTTTTTCAAAAATTATAGCCAGAGAAATTCCTGCGGAATTTTTATATGAAGATGATGTAGTCGTTGCAATTAAAGATGCATTTCCATGTCGAAAAGGGCACTTTTTAGTTATTCCTCGTTCAGAAGAACAAAACATGTTACTTAATGACGAAAAAACTTACTTACATGCAATGAAAGTTGCTAGAAAACTAGCACAAGAATTAGTGGTTGACAAAGGAATTGGAAGCTTTAAATTAATTGTTAATACCGGTGAAAATTCTGGACAAACTGTCTTCCACACTCACATTCACATTATTCCATTTGAAGAAAAATTTGATGCTCAAAAAAACAGATTTATGTGCTATAATTAA
- the parE gene encoding DNA topoisomerase IV subunit B has protein sequence MIKNEYTASDIQQLKGLQAVRKRPGMYIGGTDVNGLHHLVWEIVDNSIDEALAGYANEISVTLKKDYSVVISDNGRGIPVDKVKGENRTAVELVFTELHAGGKFQEGAYKTSGGLHGVGSSVVNALSTKLSVIVSRNGLQYLTEFEQDKIITRTKEIGTSKHNGTIVQFWPDYKLFKNSKLNVNTISERLKESSFLISGLRIKLTDENTGFYEEYEYQNGLKAFLEFLNDSKESTTPVAYFSDQKRDIEVEFAFQWTDSYNDFCLSFVNNVKTRDGGTHETGLKTAFTKVFNEFANKENVLKGKNSFDGDDIREGLSVILSLKIPEKILEFVGQTKDKLGTPDAKSVVEEIVSKHLELWIAENKQVAKKVLDKIKRAFEIRQEERKRRLEARKSKNVLKEKTILSDKLTPATSKKPEEKELFLVEGDSAGGSAKSGRNRQYQAILPLRGKVINCEKSKLLEILKNTEIGTIINTIGAGFGKDFDLSKAQYGKVIIMTDADTDGSHIQILLLTFFYRLMKPLIEDGRVYFALPPLYKITNKTTKKYQYAWDDDELSEIMQASKSNIEIQRYKGLGEMNADQLWETTMNPETRTLIRATIEDASLAERRVSALMGENPQSRKNWIDKNIDFTNDDDFLEKIQKI, from the coding sequence ATGATTAAGAACGAATATACAGCCAGCGATATACAACAACTAAAAGGACTCCAAGCAGTTCGAAAACGACCAGGAATGTACATTGGAGGAACTGATGTAAATGGTTTACATCATCTAGTTTGAGAAATTGTGGATAACTCAATTGATGAAGCGTTAGCAGGTTATGCTAATGAAATTTCGGTTACCTTGAAAAAAGATTATTCAGTTGTGATTAGTGATAACGGTCGCGGGATTCCTGTAGATAAAGTTAAGGGAGAAAATAGAACTGCTGTGGAATTAGTCTTTACTGAGCTTCACGCTGGAGGAAAATTTCAAGAAGGTGCTTATAAAACTTCTGGTGGTTTACATGGAGTTGGTTCTAGTGTGGTCAATGCTTTATCAACAAAATTGAGCGTAATTGTATCTCGAAATGGTTTACAATATTTAACTGAATTTGAACAAGATAAAATTATTACCCGAACTAAAGAAATTGGAACATCAAAACACAACGGAACTATTGTTCAATTTTGACCAGATTACAAACTTTTTAAAAATTCAAAATTAAACGTGAATACAATTAGCGAGCGTTTAAAAGAAAGTTCATTTTTAATTTCAGGTTTAAGAATTAAATTAACTGACGAAAACACAGGTTTTTACGAAGAATACGAATATCAAAATGGTTTAAAAGCTTTTTTAGAATTTTTAAATGATTCCAAAGAATCAACTACTCCAGTAGCTTATTTTTCAGATCAAAAAAGAGATATTGAAGTTGAGTTTGCGTTCCAATGAACTGATTCATATAATGATTTTTGTTTAAGCTTTGTTAATAATGTTAAAACTCGTGATGGCGGAACTCATGAAACTGGTTTAAAAACTGCTTTCACTAAAGTTTTTAACGAATTCGCAAACAAAGAAAATGTTTTAAAAGGAAAAAATTCATTTGATGGAGATGATATTCGTGAAGGATTAAGTGTTATATTATCACTTAAAATTCCTGAAAAAATTCTTGAATTTGTTGGACAAACCAAAGATAAATTAGGAACTCCTGATGCTAAATCTGTTGTTGAAGAAATTGTTTCTAAACATTTAGAATTATGAATCGCCGAAAACAAACAAGTTGCTAAAAAAGTTTTAGACAAAATTAAACGTGCATTTGAAATTCGACAGGAAGAACGTAAACGCAGATTAGAAGCACGTAAAAGTAAAAATGTTTTAAAAGAAAAAACTATCCTTAGCGATAAACTAACACCAGCAACAAGCAAAAAACCAGAAGAAAAAGAATTGTTTTTGGTCGAGGGAGATTCAGCTGGGGGTAGTGCTAAAAGCGGAAGAAATCGTCAATATCAGGCCATTTTGCCACTTCGTGGTAAGGTGATTAATTGTGAAAAATCTAAACTTTTAGAAATTTTAAAAAACACTGAAATTGGAACCATTATTAACACAATTGGTGCAGGTTTTGGAAAAGATTTTGATCTTTCCAAAGCTCAATATGGTAAAGTCATTATTATGACTGATGCTGATACAGATGGATCACACATCCAAATCCTTTTACTCACTTTTTTCTATCGTTTAATGAAGCCGTTAATTGAAGATGGAAGGGTTTATTTTGCACTTCCACCTTTGTATAAAATTACTAATAAAACAACTAAAAAATATCAGTATGCATGAGATGATGATGAATTAAGTGAAATTATGCAAGCATCTAAATCTAACATTGAAATTCAGCGATACAAAGGACTTGGTGAAATGAATGCCGATCAATTATGAGAAACAACTATGAACCCTGAAACCCGTACTTTAATTCGTGCCACAATTGAAGATGCTTCACTTGCTGAACGGAGAGTTAGTGCTTTAATGGGAGAAAATCCACAATCCAGAAAAAACTGAATTGATAAAAATATCGACTTTACAAATGATGACGATTTTTTAGAGAAAATTCAAAAAATTTAG
- the rplA gene encoding 50S ribosomal protein L1: protein MAKRLSKNLKAARESFDRNIAYELDQAIELAKKTSYAKFDASIDLAFNLNLDVRKADQQLRGAVLLPNGTGKTVKVLVATNNPEKQKLAKEAGADIVVDGQALEQKIKEDDFDFDVMVADPTMMPLLGKYGKKLGPKGLMPNPKTGTVTPTPEKAVEELKKGKANYRTDKAGIVHSLIGKASMPTEHLVENAKTLINLIKKLKPAAVKGTYMLNLTVSASMGPSVKIKLDR, encoded by the coding sequence ATGGCTAAAAGATTATCAAAAAACTTAAAAGCAGCTCGTGAATCATTTGATCGCAATATTGCTTACGAATTAGATCAAGCTATTGAACTTGCTAAAAAAACTTCTTACGCTAAATTTGACGCTTCAATTGACCTTGCATTTAACTTAAACCTTGATGTACGTAAAGCTGATCAGCAACTTCGTGGGGCTGTTTTACTTCCTAATGGAACTGGTAAAACCGTAAAAGTACTTGTTGCTACAAACAACCCTGAAAAACAAAAACTTGCTAAAGAGGCTGGAGCTGATATTGTCGTTGACGGTCAAGCTCTTGAACAAAAAATTAAAGAAGATGATTTTGATTTTGATGTTATGGTTGCTGACCCCACAATGATGCCTCTTCTTGGTAAATATGGGAAAAAACTTGGTCCTAAAGGACTTATGCCAAACCCTAAAACTGGTACTGTAACTCCAACACCTGAAAAAGCTGTTGAAGAACTTAAAAAAGGGAAAGCTAATTATCGTACCGATAAAGCCGGAATTGTTCACTCTCTTATCGGAAAAGCAAGTATGCCAACTGAGCATCTTGTTGAAAACGCTAAAACATTAATTAATTTAATTAAAAAACTTAAACCTGCCGCCGTTAAAGGAACATATATGTTAAATTTAACAGTATCAGCATCAATGGGTCCAAGTGTTAAAATTAAATTAGATAGATAA
- a CDS encoding HAD-IIB family hydrolase, giving the protein MKKPKIIFIDLDDTSLDAKTKGKKHFSKENINAIKQVNKKIPIVISTGRPNNQNTRKILQEADLDTFIAWNGAQIVTNDNQIQSFQMKRKVVQELFDQIYIEKVSVIFNSDPKRMGFVRNKFFRFILKLGHNSARPYSDFRNDFIAYKALIWDPSKRKLAKLAKKWSLMFAGDLTISLSGNKNNFLEITAFNVSKGSAEKRLCEQLGINPKDAIHIGDSMNDASTKHIVGKVVAMKNSVEGYKKIADEVLPYSYKNGGIAKYLSQFIK; this is encoded by the coding sequence ATGAAAAAACCTAAAATTATTTTTATTGACTTAGATGATACATCTCTTGATGCTAAAACTAAAGGCAAAAAACATTTTAGTAAAGAAAATATTAATGCTATTAAGCAAGTTAATAAAAAAATTCCAATTGTAATTTCTACCGGAAGACCGAATAATCAAAACACTCGAAAAATTTTACAAGAAGCAGATTTAGACACATTTATCGCTTGAAATGGTGCTCAAATTGTAACTAATGACAATCAGATTCAAAGTTTTCAAATGAAAAGAAAAGTAGTTCAAGAACTCTTTGACCAAATTTATATCGAAAAGGTTTCGGTTATTTTTAATTCCGATCCCAAACGAATGGGTTTTGTACGGAACAAATTCTTTAGGTTTATTTTAAAATTAGGACATAATTCAGCCCGTCCTTATTCAGATTTTAGAAATGATTTTATTGCTTATAAAGCCTTAATTTGGGACCCTTCAAAACGTAAATTAGCAAAATTAGCTAAAAAATGAAGTTTAATGTTTGCTGGAGACTTAACAATTTCACTTAGTGGAAATAAAAATAATTTCCTTGAAATTACTGCGTTTAATGTTTCTAAAGGGTCAGCAGAAAAGCGTTTGTGTGAACAATTAGGAATTAATCCCAAAGATGCCATTCATATTGGCGATTCAATGAATGATGCTTCAACTAAACACATTGTTGGCAAAGTTGTAGCAATGAAAAATTCAGTTGAAGGATACAAAAAGATTGCAGATGAAGTTTTACCATATTCATACAAAAATGGGGGAATTGCAAAATATTTATCACAATTTATCAAATAA
- a CDS encoding TM2 domain-containing protein → MISTKSRTTLIILSLFLGVFWIDRFYAGRVLLGILKLSTVSFLGIWILIDLILAITGTMKDEQWLMIKRW, encoded by the coding sequence ATGATAAGCACAAAAAGCAGAACAACTTTGATTATTCTTTCATTATTCTTAGGAGTTTTTTGAATTGATCGCTTTTATGCAGGAAGAGTTCTTCTAGGAATTTTAAAATTATCAACTGTTTCATTTTTGGGTATTTGAATTCTGATTGATTTAATTTTAGCCATTACTGGAACAATGAAAGACGAACAATGACTTATGATTAAAAGATGATAA
- the ylqF gene encoding ribosome biogenesis GTPase YlqF — protein MNKDKINDNYNSVIQWFPGHMAKGMKEIKESANLADLFIVVLDARCPISSYNEEFDHISPQKPRLFIITKSDLMDKTKKDKINNRFKGSRVLWLDLRKKSSKQVILNAVKSIMKDKIAKDKAKGLLKSRLKSFVVGIPNCGKSTLINLVSSKASLKVANYPGVTRTKQWVVNGEFLFMDTPGILLPKFEDQEAAIKLITIGSIKVENFFLETLAFQIYGLISKYYPDKIQILGLIPCFENAQIYGQLVEYAFKQSLLITKGQPDLNKAYTQFINWARNLIGVTYD, from the coding sequence ATGAATAAAGACAAAATTAATGATAACTATAATTCTGTTATTCAATGATTCCCCGGTCATATGGCTAAAGGAATGAAAGAAATAAAAGAATCAGCCAATTTAGCTGATCTTTTTATCGTTGTTCTTGATGCTCGTTGTCCAATTAGTTCATATAATGAAGAGTTTGATCACATATCACCACAAAAACCAAGGTTATTTATAATAACAAAGAGCGATTTAATGGATAAAACTAAAAAAGATAAAATTAATAATCGATTTAAGGGTTCGAGAGTTTTATGGTTAGATTTGAGAAAAAAATCATCAAAACAAGTGATTTTAAATGCCGTCAAAAGCATAATGAAAGATAAAATTGCTAAAGACAAAGCTAAAGGATTACTTAAATCACGCTTAAAATCCTTTGTTGTAGGTATTCCTAATTGTGGTAAAAGTACTTTAATTAACTTAGTTTCATCAAAGGCAAGTCTTAAAGTTGCTAATTATCCAGGAGTTACAAGAACAAAGCAGTGAGTGGTTAATGGTGAATTTTTATTTATGGACACGCCCGGAATCTTATTGCCCAAATTTGAAGATCAAGAAGCTGCTATTAAATTAATTACAATTGGTTCGATTAAAGTTGAAAACTTTTTTTTAGAAACGCTCGCTTTTCAAATATATGGCCTAATTTCTAAATATTATCCCGACAAGATTCAGATACTTGGTCTAATTCCTTGTTTTGAAAATGCACAAATTTACGGACAATTAGTTGAATATGCATTTAAACAATCTTTATTAATTACTAAAGGCCAACCTGATTTAAATAAAGCCTATACCCAATTTATTAACTGAGCTAGAAATTTAATAGGAGTTACTTATGATTAA
- the rplK gene encoding 50S ribosomal protein L11: MAKEILKKAKLQFPAGKAKPGPALAGVGVNMPEFTKAFNDATRDRGDEPVPVLITVYKDKSFDFKLFTAPASYKIKQAAKISSGSQKSKTQIVATIKLEDLKAIAEYKLPDLNTDDVESAMAIIAGTARQMGVLIEGWDDVAKAKAQAKQKAKADALAKAREESLNAAAQDLVQTKGQAINVELVKEETSSETQGDN, translated from the coding sequence ATGGCAAAAGAAATTCTTAAAAAAGCTAAATTGCAATTTCCTGCCGGAAAAGCTAAACCAGGTCCTGCTCTTGCTGGAGTTGGTGTAAATATGCCAGAATTTACCAAAGCATTTAACGATGCTACTAGAGATCGTGGTGATGAACCAGTTCCTGTACTTATCACAGTGTACAAAGATAAATCATTTGATTTTAAACTTTTTACAGCCCCTGCTTCATACAAAATTAAGCAAGCTGCTAAAATTTCATCTGGTTCACAAAAATCAAAAACACAAATCGTCGCAACAATTAAACTAGAAGATTTAAAAGCAATTGCTGAATATAAGCTTCCAGATCTTAACACTGATGATGTTGAATCAGCTATGGCAATTATCGCCGGAACAGCAAGACAGATGGGCGTTTTAATCGAAGGATGAGACGATGTTGCTAAAGCCAAAGCACAAGCTAAACAAAAAGCTAAAGCTGATGCTCTTGCAAAAGCAAGAGAAGAATCATTAAATGCAGCTGCTCAAGACCTTGTCCAAACTAAAGGTCAAGCAATTAATGTTGAATTAGTCAAAGAAGAAACTTCATCAGAAACTCAAGGAGACAACTAA
- a CDS encoding HinT-interacting membrane complex lipoprotein P60 produces the protein MKRRNLLKLIFSSVILGSSTSFTVSCGATVNTEARSKQENEFKNANLEKIAEGFWLKATLSKLYSISESTLLANSTFLNQTYSAYRTYLNNLQISDPFVLYKSLTKWKNEALFNENELKILNDKSNDLFLANSTPTLEQFKVLFNKNKTDVEFNINRLLLVKKYFEISSENDLKIVNKDSYDANKEKYDLTQFNLIDYVLKTKIAQIWKYTSDTANDIFSNVSRTISNIKDYNDLLKNKKEALKVATSDLLFNNGDFEKSLGGYEGLSSSLNDYFLNTGITFLLEQNNSSNLSGFYDLTNNKLVSVDNKGQLSETIKVTNDNKKIKVTYLNVIAPIAKTVTQGVKEVKILSFDKTPYFAKFDTLKIYLAIFGGENIYKTAKKAFIDLGNKISLENDIIKDKLKGLDFIK, from the coding sequence ATGAAAAGAAGAAATTTGTTAAAACTGATTTTTTCTTCAGTGATTTTAGGATCGAGCACTAGTTTTACTGTTTCATGTGGAGCCACTGTTAATACTGAAGCTAGAAGTAAACAAGAAAATGAATTTAAAAATGCTAATTTAGAAAAAATAGCCGAAGGATTCTGGTTAAAAGCAACTTTATCAAAACTCTATTCTATTAGTGAAAGCACACTTTTAGCCAATTCAACTTTTTTAAATCAAACTTATAGTGCTTATAGAACTTACTTAAATAATTTACAAATTAGTGATCCATTTGTTTTATATAAATCATTAACTAAGTGAAAAAATGAAGCTTTATTTAATGAAAACGAACTTAAAATTTTAAATGACAAATCAAATGATTTATTTTTAGCTAACTCAACTCCTACATTAGAGCAATTTAAAGTTTTATTTAACAAAAATAAAACTGATGTTGAATTTAATATCAATAGACTTTTATTGGTTAAAAAATACTTTGAAATTAGTTCTGAAAATGATTTGAAAATTGTCAATAAAGACTCATATGATGCTAATAAAGAAAAATATGATCTAACTCAATTTAACTTAATTGATTATGTTTTAAAAACAAAAATCGCACAGATTTGAAAATATACATCAGATACTGCTAATGATATTTTCTCAAATGTTAGTCGAACTATTAGCAATATAAAAGACTATAATGATCTACTCAAGAATAAAAAAGAAGCTTTAAAGGTAGCGACATCAGATTTACTATTTAACAATGGTGATTTTGAAAAAAGTTTAGGCGGATATGAGGGATTAAGCTCTTCGTTAAACGATTATTTTCTTAATACAGGAATCACATTTTTACTAGAACAAAATAATTCATCTAATTTATCAGGATTTTATGATTTAACCAATAATAAATTAGTAAGTGTTGATAATAAAGGGCAATTAAGCGAAACCATTAAGGTTACTAATGATAATAAAAAAATTAAAGTCACATACTTAAATGTGATCGCACCAATTGCAAAAACAGTAACTCAAGGAGTTAAAGAAGTTAAAATTCTAAGTTTTGATAAAACCCCATATTTTGCCAAATTTGATACACTCAAAATTTATTTGGCTATTTTTGGTGGAGAAAATATCTATAAAACCGCTAAAAAAGCGTTTATAGATTTAGGAAATAAAATTTCGTTAGAAAACGATATTATTAAAGATAAATTAAAAGGTTTGGATTTTATTAAATAA
- a CDS encoding HinT-interacting membrane complex protein P80 has product MAKRQKSFFEKLSEINAKHEEKKASTKSQKRKKWMFITLGLLGAAVITSISVPLGISVNKVNYVEPLSDDTVLFKYDNSGKKQDLTVGQTLELIKGTDDKTTQKIDQLYKEAVLFWYNKEVEASKEYQRIWNLSLYNGEAQRNDIALKSFSDINKDNENKLKDLKNQIIAVYGFKNWQKQFSEELSKKEEYGKSATEEEALEFLNFKVIESEALRHYKIKLDKNVALREIERVASIDIPKVDQNGQVVAQNGSQVVLIKKGEKIFNYFIAQDANNVKEANYAVSKTDNTRIATITTESYINQFKSIKPLIEKYFSLNKLILPTIYKLPGKINANLSLEWQFDKKDKEALINLAKYTIFSKDNSFEIKSNIDVLKSFKEAKNYFIPTSGESVQDLNKSRSETQSLLDVLTVDTTNLGSAGVTTFASELSKNIPLVVSLKTDNLPSISLSDLFTPAFSSDIKNNIQTQLDEIKKITNKNQAIAKLDSLNRYIDSLFNNLSDAEFANIIKEQFNKHINLQVNNENLYSFAYNLSDLPGAKLIVDPKGTYLVRNEVIDKLDLLFTYLQNDLSSIANGNSSFFKIEDALNKVWTKNVVLADTLNNKEFQDYLLTKTNKFSDNKQKYTQDDINTLKAENNSILEGIHDQNKTDLISTLSKWLDEKLSGNSYNYVVDQGSIKRVINHNPFETANKNALDELTSFVEEITKGAQ; this is encoded by the coding sequence ATGGCCAAAAGACAAAAATCGTTTTTCGAGAAACTTTCAGAAATTAATGCAAAACACGAAGAAAAAAAAGCAAGTACAAAATCACAAAAACGAAAAAAATGAATGTTCATTACTCTTGGGCTTTTAGGAGCAGCAGTAATCACTTCAATTAGCGTTCCACTAGGAATTAGTGTTAATAAAGTTAATTATGTTGAGCCACTTTCAGATGATACTGTATTATTTAAATATGATAATTCTGGTAAAAAACAAGACTTAACAGTTGGACAAACTTTAGAACTAATCAAAGGAACCGATGATAAAACTACTCAAAAAATAGATCAACTTTATAAAGAAGCTGTTCTTTTTTGATACAACAAAGAAGTTGAAGCCTCAAAAGAGTACCAAAGAATTTGAAATTTATCACTTTATAATGGCGAAGCACAAAGAAATGATATTGCACTAAAAAGTTTTTCTGATATTAACAAGGATAATGAAAATAAATTAAAAGATCTAAAAAACCAAATCATTGCAGTTTATGGATTTAAAAACTGACAAAAACAATTTTCCGAAGAATTAAGTAAAAAAGAAGAGTATGGAAAAAGTGCAACTGAAGAAGAAGCACTTGAATTTTTAAATTTTAAAGTGATTGAAAGCGAAGCATTAAGACACTATAAAATTAAGCTTGATAAAAATGTTGCTTTAAGAGAAATCGAAAGAGTAGCAAGTATAGATATTCCTAAAGTTGACCAAAATGGGCAAGTGGTTGCTCAAAACGGATCTCAAGTAGTTTTAATTAAAAAAGGCGAAAAAATATTTAATTATTTCATTGCACAAGATGCTAACAATGTTAAAGAAGCTAATTACGCGGTTTCAAAAACTGATAATACAAGAATTGCAACAATTACTACTGAATCATATATTAACCAGTTTAAGTCAATTAAACCACTTATTGAGAAGTATTTTTCATTGAATAAACTCATTTTACCTACAATTTATAAATTACCAGGAAAAATTAATGCAAATCTTTCATTAGAATGACAATTTGACAAAAAAGACAAAGAAGCCTTAATCAATCTTGCAAAATATACAATTTTTAGCAAAGATAATTCATTTGAAATTAAATCAAATATTGATGTACTTAAAAGTTTTAAAGAAGCTAAAAATTACTTTATTCCAACTTCAGGAGAAAGCGTTCAAGATCTTAATAAATCAAGATCAGAAACTCAAAGTTTATTAGATGTTTTAACAGTTGATACCACTAATTTAGGATCGGCTGGAGTAACTACTTTTGCATCAGAATTATCAAAAAATATACCTTTAGTAGTCAGTCTTAAAACTGATAATTTACCAAGTATTTCATTAAGTGATCTCTTTACACCTGCATTTTCAAGTGATATAAAAAATAACATCCAAACACAATTGGACGAGATAAAAAAAATTACTAATAAAAATCAAGCTATTGCCAAATTGGATTCACTAAATAGATATATTGATTCATTATTTAATAATTTAAGCGATGCAGAATTTGCAAATATAATCAAAGAACAATTTAATAAACACATCAACTTACAAGTTAACAATGAAAATCTTTATTCATTTGCATATAATTTATCAGACCTACCAGGGGCTAAATTAATCGTTGATCCAAAAGGGACATATCTTGTTAGAAATGAAGTCATTGACAAATTAGATTTATTATTTACATATTTACAAAATGATTTATCTTCAATTGCTAATGGGAATAGTTCATTCTTTAAAATTGAAGACGCTTTAAACAAAGTATGAACTAAAAATGTTGTCCTTGCAGATACTCTTAATAACAAAGAATTTCAAGATTATTTATTAACTAAAACCAACAAATTCAGCGATAATAAGCAAAAATATACTCAAGATGATATTAATACACTGAAAGCCGAAAATAATTCAATTTTAGAAGGGATCCACGACCAAAACAAAACTGATTTAATTTCAACTCTTTCAAAATGACTCGATGAAAAATTAAGTGGAAATAGCTACAATTATGTGGTTGACCAAGGTTCTATTAAGAGAGTAATTAATCATAACCCATTTGAAACAGCAAACAAAAATGCATTAGATGAATTAACATCTTTTGTCGAAGAAATTACTAAAGGAGCTCAATAA